The following proteins are encoded in a genomic region of Anser cygnoides isolate HZ-2024a breed goose chromosome 13, Taihu_goose_T2T_genome, whole genome shotgun sequence:
- the UTP14A gene encoding U3 small nucleolar RNA-associated protein 14 homolog A isoform X1: MAEEWLGVEAAGSGGEEEEEEEEQGPEDGDRRHRQLLEAVSALSGRKRRKLVERSEASGQVSEFNVSCKGAGEKLDLSELLQPIRAQSALSSVKKELNRVKQKKAVELPLSKEERERVVREAAYVKTSKDVGKWQPVVLQNRRAEQLVFPLKQELVAVAPLEQVVSAWKPRTPLEQEIFGLLHKTQQPITDPLLTPQEKASLQAMSLEEAQRRRAELQKARVLQSYYEAKARREKKIKSKKYHRVLKKSKRRKALKEFELLQKSDPEAALAKLEELEQLRMEERMSLKHQNKGKWARSRAIMAKYDLEARKAMQEQLARNKELMQKVRVELPEEEPGDVPEEDLTSVTVPVGASRANPWMLGKPSDPAKEPEVREGLEDAAVPGAVESKEEMSEEEEVSEEEALLQDFEQKRHARRAGSPEQHGTDETEAVSDPPGDSSVHPICDEEQVSAGIEPPPQAQEETLLSEQLDRVQTMEDVEALASKEPLEEQEKPAAAGAEERAHQQDKGRAGARPAKKPTAKEKMISLQSVLSEKPQEIQCPSLPVVMEEEEGGIDQRGVITEAFAGDDVVADFHREKSKAERDAKPQAVNLVLPGWGEWGGTGLKPSSKKIRRFLIKPPPAPPRKDQHLPHVIMSEQRNIHAAAHQVSELPFPFERHQQFEQSIRTPVGSTWNTQRAFQKLTSPRVITRAGHIIQPLSAEDVTSAGSGAKPVLEIAPKQREQSSGRPHKRAR, encoded by the exons ATGGCGGAGGAGTGGCTGGGCGTGgaggcggcgggcagcggcggcgaggaggaggaggaggaggaggag CAGGGCCCGGAGGATGGCGACCGGCGGCACCGGCAGCTCCTGGAGGCGGTCAGCGCCCTGTCCGGGCGGAAGCg GCGGAAGCTGGTGGAGCGCTCCGAGGCCAGCGGGCAGGTGTCCGAGTTCAACGTCAGCTGCAAAG GTGCCGGGGAGAAGCTGGACCTgtctgagctcctgcagcccatcCGTGCCCAGTCCGCCCTGAGCAGCGTGAAGAAGGAGCTGAACAGAGTGAAGCAGAAGAAGGCGGTGGAGCTGCCCCTCAGCAaggaggagcgggagcgg GTTGTGAGGGAGGCTGCCTACGTCAAGACCTCCAAAGACGTTGGCAAATGGCAGCCGGTGGTCCTGCAGAACCGTCGAGCGGAGCAGTTGGTTTTCCCTCTGAAGCAGGAGCTCGTGGCGGTTGCCCCCCTGGAGCAAGTGGTTTCGGCATGGAAG CCACGAACTCCCCTGGAGCAGGAGATCTTCGGACTGCTCCACAAAACGCAGCAGCCCATCACAGACCCGCTGCTGACGCCGCAGGAGAAAGCCTCGCTGCAGGCAatgagcttggaggag GCCCAGCGGCGgcgagcagagctgcagaaggctCGGGTCCTGCAGTCCTACTACGAAGCCAAGGCTCGGCGAGAGAAGAAGATCAAGAGCAAGAA GTACCACCGCGtgctgaagaaaagcaagaggcGCAAGGCCTTGAAGGAGTTTGAGCTGCTGCAGAAGTCAGACCCTGAGGCCGCCTTGGCaaagctggaggagctggagcagctccgGATGGAG GAGCGAATGAGTCTCAAGCACCAGAACAAGGGGAAATGGGCCCGCTCCAGGGCCATTATGGCCAAGTACGACCTGGAG GCCCGCAAGGccatgcaggagcagctggCCAGGAACAAGGAGCTGATGCAGAAGGTGCGGGTGGAGCTGCCCGAGGAGGAGCCAGGTGATGTGCCTGAGGAGGACCTCACGTCTGTGACCGTCCCTGTGGGTGCCAGCAGAGCAAATCCCTGGATGCTGGGCAAGCCCAGCGACCCAGCCAAGGAACCTGAGGTGCGAGAGGGTCTTGAAGACGCTGCAGTGCCTGGTGCTGTGGAGAGCAAGGAGGAgatgtcggaggaggaggaggtgtcggaggaggaggcCCTGCTACAGGACTTTGAGCAGAAACGGCACGCGCGGCGGGCAGGGAGCCCTGAGCAGCACG GCACTGATGAGACAGAGGCAGTTTCTGACCCTCCGGGAGACAGCTCCGTGCACCCCATCTGTGACGAGGAGCAGGTGAGTGCAGGGATCGAGCCGCCTCCCCAGGCCCAGGAGGAGACCCTGCTGTCGGAGCAGCTGGACCGCGTGCAGACGATGGAGGACGTTGAGGCTCTGGCCTCCAAGGAGCCCttggaggagcaggagaagcCAGCGGCTGCGGGAGCAGAAGAGCGAGCACACCAGCAGGacaaaggcagagctggggcccGGCCTGCCAAGAAACCGACAGCCAAGGAGAAAATGATTAGCCTGCAGTCCGTGCTGTCTGAAAAGCCCCAGGAGATTCAGTGCCCCAGCCTACCCGTGGTcatggaggaggag GAGGGTGGCATCGACCAGCGGGGGGTGATCACCGAGGCCTTTGCCGGGGATGACGTAGTTGCCGACTTCCACCGGGAGAAGAGCAAGGCGGAGCGGGACGCGAAGCCCCAGGCGGTGAACTTGGTGCTGCCGGGCTGGGGCGAGTGGGGAGGCACCGGCCTGAAGCCCAGCTCCAAGAAAATAAGACG GTTCCTGATcaagccccccccagcacctcccaggaaGGACCAGCACTTGCCCCACGTCATCATGAGCGAGCAGCGCAACATCCATGCGGCGGCACATCAG GTCAGCGAGCTGCCCTTCCCCTTTGAGAGGCACCAGCAGTTCGAGCAGAGCATCCGGACGCCCGTGGGCTCCACGTGGAACACGCAGCGTGCTTTCCAGAAGCTGACTTCCCCCCGCGTCATCACCCGGGCCGGCCACATCATCCAGCCCCTCTCTGCTGAGGACGTCACCTCAGCTGGCAGCGGAGCCAAACCAGTGCTAGAAATCGCTCCCAAGCAGCGAGAGCAGTCCTCTGGCCGCCCGCACAAGAGAGCGCGGTAG
- the UTP14A gene encoding U3 small nucleolar RNA-associated protein 14 homolog A isoform X2 codes for MAEEWLGVEAAGSGGEEEEEEEEGPEDGDRRHRQLLEAVSALSGRKRRKLVERSEASGQVSEFNVSCKGAGEKLDLSELLQPIRAQSALSSVKKELNRVKQKKAVELPLSKEERERVVREAAYVKTSKDVGKWQPVVLQNRRAEQLVFPLKQELVAVAPLEQVVSAWKPRTPLEQEIFGLLHKTQQPITDPLLTPQEKASLQAMSLEEAQRRRAELQKARVLQSYYEAKARREKKIKSKKYHRVLKKSKRRKALKEFELLQKSDPEAALAKLEELEQLRMEERMSLKHQNKGKWARSRAIMAKYDLEARKAMQEQLARNKELMQKVRVELPEEEPGDVPEEDLTSVTVPVGASRANPWMLGKPSDPAKEPEVREGLEDAAVPGAVESKEEMSEEEEVSEEEALLQDFEQKRHARRAGSPEQHGTDETEAVSDPPGDSSVHPICDEEQVSAGIEPPPQAQEETLLSEQLDRVQTMEDVEALASKEPLEEQEKPAAAGAEERAHQQDKGRAGARPAKKPTAKEKMISLQSVLSEKPQEIQCPSLPVVMEEEEGGIDQRGVITEAFAGDDVVADFHREKSKAERDAKPQAVNLVLPGWGEWGGTGLKPSSKKIRRFLIKPPPAPPRKDQHLPHVIMSEQRNIHAAAHQVSELPFPFERHQQFEQSIRTPVGSTWNTQRAFQKLTSPRVITRAGHIIQPLSAEDVTSAGSGAKPVLEIAPKQREQSSGRPHKRAR; via the exons ATGGCGGAGGAGTGGCTGGGCGTGgaggcggcgggcagcggcggcgaggaggaggaggaggaggaggag GGCCCGGAGGATGGCGACCGGCGGCACCGGCAGCTCCTGGAGGCGGTCAGCGCCCTGTCCGGGCGGAAGCg GCGGAAGCTGGTGGAGCGCTCCGAGGCCAGCGGGCAGGTGTCCGAGTTCAACGTCAGCTGCAAAG GTGCCGGGGAGAAGCTGGACCTgtctgagctcctgcagcccatcCGTGCCCAGTCCGCCCTGAGCAGCGTGAAGAAGGAGCTGAACAGAGTGAAGCAGAAGAAGGCGGTGGAGCTGCCCCTCAGCAaggaggagcgggagcgg GTTGTGAGGGAGGCTGCCTACGTCAAGACCTCCAAAGACGTTGGCAAATGGCAGCCGGTGGTCCTGCAGAACCGTCGAGCGGAGCAGTTGGTTTTCCCTCTGAAGCAGGAGCTCGTGGCGGTTGCCCCCCTGGAGCAAGTGGTTTCGGCATGGAAG CCACGAACTCCCCTGGAGCAGGAGATCTTCGGACTGCTCCACAAAACGCAGCAGCCCATCACAGACCCGCTGCTGACGCCGCAGGAGAAAGCCTCGCTGCAGGCAatgagcttggaggag GCCCAGCGGCGgcgagcagagctgcagaaggctCGGGTCCTGCAGTCCTACTACGAAGCCAAGGCTCGGCGAGAGAAGAAGATCAAGAGCAAGAA GTACCACCGCGtgctgaagaaaagcaagaggcGCAAGGCCTTGAAGGAGTTTGAGCTGCTGCAGAAGTCAGACCCTGAGGCCGCCTTGGCaaagctggaggagctggagcagctccgGATGGAG GAGCGAATGAGTCTCAAGCACCAGAACAAGGGGAAATGGGCCCGCTCCAGGGCCATTATGGCCAAGTACGACCTGGAG GCCCGCAAGGccatgcaggagcagctggCCAGGAACAAGGAGCTGATGCAGAAGGTGCGGGTGGAGCTGCCCGAGGAGGAGCCAGGTGATGTGCCTGAGGAGGACCTCACGTCTGTGACCGTCCCTGTGGGTGCCAGCAGAGCAAATCCCTGGATGCTGGGCAAGCCCAGCGACCCAGCCAAGGAACCTGAGGTGCGAGAGGGTCTTGAAGACGCTGCAGTGCCTGGTGCTGTGGAGAGCAAGGAGGAgatgtcggaggaggaggaggtgtcggaggaggaggcCCTGCTACAGGACTTTGAGCAGAAACGGCACGCGCGGCGGGCAGGGAGCCCTGAGCAGCACG GCACTGATGAGACAGAGGCAGTTTCTGACCCTCCGGGAGACAGCTCCGTGCACCCCATCTGTGACGAGGAGCAGGTGAGTGCAGGGATCGAGCCGCCTCCCCAGGCCCAGGAGGAGACCCTGCTGTCGGAGCAGCTGGACCGCGTGCAGACGATGGAGGACGTTGAGGCTCTGGCCTCCAAGGAGCCCttggaggagcaggagaagcCAGCGGCTGCGGGAGCAGAAGAGCGAGCACACCAGCAGGacaaaggcagagctggggcccGGCCTGCCAAGAAACCGACAGCCAAGGAGAAAATGATTAGCCTGCAGTCCGTGCTGTCTGAAAAGCCCCAGGAGATTCAGTGCCCCAGCCTACCCGTGGTcatggaggaggag GAGGGTGGCATCGACCAGCGGGGGGTGATCACCGAGGCCTTTGCCGGGGATGACGTAGTTGCCGACTTCCACCGGGAGAAGAGCAAGGCGGAGCGGGACGCGAAGCCCCAGGCGGTGAACTTGGTGCTGCCGGGCTGGGGCGAGTGGGGAGGCACCGGCCTGAAGCCCAGCTCCAAGAAAATAAGACG GTTCCTGATcaagccccccccagcacctcccaggaaGGACCAGCACTTGCCCCACGTCATCATGAGCGAGCAGCGCAACATCCATGCGGCGGCACATCAG GTCAGCGAGCTGCCCTTCCCCTTTGAGAGGCACCAGCAGTTCGAGCAGAGCATCCGGACGCCCGTGGGCTCCACGTGGAACACGCAGCGTGCTTTCCAGAAGCTGACTTCCCCCCGCGTCATCACCCGGGCCGGCCACATCATCCAGCCCCTCTCTGCTGAGGACGTCACCTCAGCTGGCAGCGGAGCCAAACCAGTGCTAGAAATCGCTCCCAAGCAGCGAGAGCAGTCCTCTGGCCGCCCGCACAAGAGAGCGCGGTAG
- the UTP14A gene encoding U3 small nucleolar RNA-associated protein 14 homolog A isoform X3 — translation MAEEWLGVEAAGSGGEEEEEEEGPEDGDRRHRQLLEAVSALSGRKRRKLVERSEASGQVSEFNVSCKGAGEKLDLSELLQPIRAQSALSSVKKELNRVKQKKAVELPLSKEERERVVREAAYVKTSKDVGKWQPVVLQNRRAEQLVFPLKQELVAVAPLEQVVSAWKPRTPLEQEIFGLLHKTQQPITDPLLTPQEKASLQAMSLEEAQRRRAELQKARVLQSYYEAKARREKKIKSKKYHRVLKKSKRRKALKEFELLQKSDPEAALAKLEELEQLRMEERMSLKHQNKGKWARSRAIMAKYDLEARKAMQEQLARNKELMQKVRVELPEEEPGDVPEEDLTSVTVPVGASRANPWMLGKPSDPAKEPEVREGLEDAAVPGAVESKEEMSEEEEVSEEEALLQDFEQKRHARRAGSPEQHGTDETEAVSDPPGDSSVHPICDEEQVSAGIEPPPQAQEETLLSEQLDRVQTMEDVEALASKEPLEEQEKPAAAGAEERAHQQDKGRAGARPAKKPTAKEKMISLQSVLSEKPQEIQCPSLPVVMEEEEGGIDQRGVITEAFAGDDVVADFHREKSKAERDAKPQAVNLVLPGWGEWGGTGLKPSSKKIRRFLIKPPPAPPRKDQHLPHVIMSEQRNIHAAAHQVSELPFPFERHQQFEQSIRTPVGSTWNTQRAFQKLTSPRVITRAGHIIQPLSAEDVTSAGSGAKPVLEIAPKQREQSSGRPHKRAR, via the exons ATGGCGGAGGAGTGGCTGGGCGTGgaggcggcgggcagcggcggcgaggaggaggaggaggagg AGGGCCCGGAGGATGGCGACCGGCGGCACCGGCAGCTCCTGGAGGCGGTCAGCGCCCTGTCCGGGCGGAAGCg GCGGAAGCTGGTGGAGCGCTCCGAGGCCAGCGGGCAGGTGTCCGAGTTCAACGTCAGCTGCAAAG GTGCCGGGGAGAAGCTGGACCTgtctgagctcctgcagcccatcCGTGCCCAGTCCGCCCTGAGCAGCGTGAAGAAGGAGCTGAACAGAGTGAAGCAGAAGAAGGCGGTGGAGCTGCCCCTCAGCAaggaggagcgggagcgg GTTGTGAGGGAGGCTGCCTACGTCAAGACCTCCAAAGACGTTGGCAAATGGCAGCCGGTGGTCCTGCAGAACCGTCGAGCGGAGCAGTTGGTTTTCCCTCTGAAGCAGGAGCTCGTGGCGGTTGCCCCCCTGGAGCAAGTGGTTTCGGCATGGAAG CCACGAACTCCCCTGGAGCAGGAGATCTTCGGACTGCTCCACAAAACGCAGCAGCCCATCACAGACCCGCTGCTGACGCCGCAGGAGAAAGCCTCGCTGCAGGCAatgagcttggaggag GCCCAGCGGCGgcgagcagagctgcagaaggctCGGGTCCTGCAGTCCTACTACGAAGCCAAGGCTCGGCGAGAGAAGAAGATCAAGAGCAAGAA GTACCACCGCGtgctgaagaaaagcaagaggcGCAAGGCCTTGAAGGAGTTTGAGCTGCTGCAGAAGTCAGACCCTGAGGCCGCCTTGGCaaagctggaggagctggagcagctccgGATGGAG GAGCGAATGAGTCTCAAGCACCAGAACAAGGGGAAATGGGCCCGCTCCAGGGCCATTATGGCCAAGTACGACCTGGAG GCCCGCAAGGccatgcaggagcagctggCCAGGAACAAGGAGCTGATGCAGAAGGTGCGGGTGGAGCTGCCCGAGGAGGAGCCAGGTGATGTGCCTGAGGAGGACCTCACGTCTGTGACCGTCCCTGTGGGTGCCAGCAGAGCAAATCCCTGGATGCTGGGCAAGCCCAGCGACCCAGCCAAGGAACCTGAGGTGCGAGAGGGTCTTGAAGACGCTGCAGTGCCTGGTGCTGTGGAGAGCAAGGAGGAgatgtcggaggaggaggaggtgtcggaggaggaggcCCTGCTACAGGACTTTGAGCAGAAACGGCACGCGCGGCGGGCAGGGAGCCCTGAGCAGCACG GCACTGATGAGACAGAGGCAGTTTCTGACCCTCCGGGAGACAGCTCCGTGCACCCCATCTGTGACGAGGAGCAGGTGAGTGCAGGGATCGAGCCGCCTCCCCAGGCCCAGGAGGAGACCCTGCTGTCGGAGCAGCTGGACCGCGTGCAGACGATGGAGGACGTTGAGGCTCTGGCCTCCAAGGAGCCCttggaggagcaggagaagcCAGCGGCTGCGGGAGCAGAAGAGCGAGCACACCAGCAGGacaaaggcagagctggggcccGGCCTGCCAAGAAACCGACAGCCAAGGAGAAAATGATTAGCCTGCAGTCCGTGCTGTCTGAAAAGCCCCAGGAGATTCAGTGCCCCAGCCTACCCGTGGTcatggaggaggag GAGGGTGGCATCGACCAGCGGGGGGTGATCACCGAGGCCTTTGCCGGGGATGACGTAGTTGCCGACTTCCACCGGGAGAAGAGCAAGGCGGAGCGGGACGCGAAGCCCCAGGCGGTGAACTTGGTGCTGCCGGGCTGGGGCGAGTGGGGAGGCACCGGCCTGAAGCCCAGCTCCAAGAAAATAAGACG GTTCCTGATcaagccccccccagcacctcccaggaaGGACCAGCACTTGCCCCACGTCATCATGAGCGAGCAGCGCAACATCCATGCGGCGGCACATCAG GTCAGCGAGCTGCCCTTCCCCTTTGAGAGGCACCAGCAGTTCGAGCAGAGCATCCGGACGCCCGTGGGCTCCACGTGGAACACGCAGCGTGCTTTCCAGAAGCTGACTTCCCCCCGCGTCATCACCCGGGCCGGCCACATCATCCAGCCCCTCTCTGCTGAGGACGTCACCTCAGCTGGCAGCGGAGCCAAACCAGTGCTAGAAATCGCTCCCAAGCAGCGAGAGCAGTCCTCTGGCCGCCCGCACAAGAGAGCGCGGTAG